One window of Centropristis striata isolate RG_2023a ecotype Rhode Island chromosome 21, C.striata_1.0, whole genome shotgun sequence genomic DNA carries:
- the LOC131958964 gene encoding CD63 antigen-like, with translation MCTFCSFKCCFVFFNLLFLASGVTLIGVGAQQYSTYQQMGAFAGQSLSKIAIVLITVGVIITLVSLLGHLGSFFNDYNMVSCFICILIVIILLQIITGAVFYVFRSRTLVLKGVKGALDYDSKARKVISEYSPEKRHDIDKLQEKFRCCGADGPEDWASSTGWGNPDAVPDSCCVVKSQGCGQEKDKARSKGCLRAIKLFLLKNLMWVGALCIVLGLAEVMGVIIGVCFCLNIKRKNYENMG, from the exons ATGTGCACGTTTTGCAGCTTCAAATGCTGCttcgttttcttcaatttgctttttttg gCATCAGGGGTCACTCTCATCGGTGTCGGAGCGCAGCAATACTCGACTTACCAACAGATGGGAGCGTTTGCAGGACAGAGCCTGTCAAAAATTGCCATAGTCCTGATTACAGTGGGTGTCATCATCACCCTGGTCTCCCTCTTGGGCCATTTGGGGTCGTTCTTTAATGATTACAACATGGTGTCTTGT TTCATCTGCATCCTGATCGTCATCATCCTTCTGCAGATAATCACAGGGGCTGTGTTTTACGTGTTCCGCAGCAGG ACCCTCGTCCTAAAAGGTGTGAAAGGTGCTTTGGACTACGACAGCAAAGCACGAAAGGTGATCAGTGAATACAGCCCGGAGAAGAGACATGATATCGACAAACTTCAGGAAAAG TTCAGGTGCTGTGGTGCAGACGGCCCCGAGGACTGGGCCAGCAGCACGGGCTGGGGGAACCCTGATGCGGTGCCAGATTCCTGCTGCGTGGTGAAGAGCCAGGGTTGTGGACAAGAAAAGGACAAAGCACGCAGCAAG GGTTGTCTCCGAGCCATCAAGCTCTTTCTGttgaaaaacctgatgtggGTCGGAGCGCTCTGCATTGTTCTCGGACTTGCAGag GTTATGGGAGTGATAATCGGGGTGTGCTTCTGTCTGAACATTAAAcgaaaaaactatgaaaacatGGGCTGA
- the pus3 gene encoding tRNA pseudouridine(38/39) synthase, with the protein MSEALVGRIKELEAELQKLQSQLKERSEAGEDLELMTDCKPDSNTSSRVRKGKKASKERPFDFSAHPRRHVALRLAYLGWSYQGFAVQENTDNTVEARLFEALLKTRLIQDRQSSNYHRCGRTDKGVSAFSQVITIDLRSTQFCGGLGITVPEHVDVTAKNKATSSELPYVKMMNRVLPQDIRILDWAPAAEGFSARFDCQSRTYRYYFPRGSLDVMLMAEAAKRYEGTHDFRNICKMDVGNGVLQFQRTILSASVKPAQPQHVSSTDQYDLFIFEITGLAFLYHQVRCMMALLLLIGQKLEAPEIINQLLDVQSNPRKPQYSMAVDYPLVLYDCHFEGLSWKQENEEVNLALSALQQHWTQSAVKAHVLHGMIQGLEAIGGVSSNHCWLVEGTRQRNYRPLLERPCCESLESRINHFVKRGRLEREEGENGGEMIHRGKKSKHSHNSHNLPVSSETASSKQSADQKAED; encoded by the exons ATGTCAGAGGCTTTAGTCGGGCGAATAAAGGAGCTGGAGGCAGAGCTGCAGAAGCTCCAGTCCCAGCTGAAGGAGAGGAGTGAAGCTGGAGAAGACCTGGAGCTGATGACAGACTGCAAACCTGATTCTAACACAAGCAGCAGGGTGAGAAAGGGTAAGAAAGCCAGCAAAGAGCGTCCTTTTGACTTCTCAGCCCACCCTCGACGTCATGTGGCTCTGCGGCTGGCTTACCTGGGCTGGTCCTACCAGGGGTTTGCAGTTCAGGAGAACACAGACAACACGGTGGAGGCCAGACTCTTTGAAGCTCTGCTGAAGACGAGGCTGATTCAGGACCGACAGAGCTCCAACTACCACCGCTGTGGTCGCACTGATAAAGGAGTCAGTGCCTTTTCCCAA GTCATAACCATCGATCTGCGCTCCACACAGTTTTGTGGAGGACTGGGCATCACAGTCCCTGAACACGTTGATGTTACTGCCAAGAATAAAGCTACTAGCTCTGAGCTTCCTTATGTAAAGATGATGAACAGAGTCCTGCCCCAGGACATCAGGATCCTGGACTGGGCCCCAGCAGCAGAGGGCTTCAGCGCACGCTTTGACTGTCAGTCCCGAACGTACCGGTACTACTTCCCCCGCGGATCCTTGGATGTGATGTTGATGGCAGAGGCTGCAAAAAG ATACGAGGGCACTCATGACTTCCGCAACATCTGCAAAATGGACGTGGGCAACGGAGTCCTGCAGTTCCAGAGGACAATCCTGTCAGCTTCAGTCAAGCCTGCGCAGCCTCAGCACGTCTCCAGCACGGACCAGTATGACCTCTTCATATTTGAAATCACAGGGCTGGCCTTCCTTTACCACCAG GTGAGATGCATGATGGCTCTGCTTCTCCTGATTGGGCAGAAACTGGAAGCCCCGGAAATAATTAATCAGCTCCTGGATGTTCAGAGTAACCCCAGGAAGCCCCAATACAG CATGGCAGTAGATTACCCGCTAGTGCTGTACGACTGCCACTTTGAAGGTCTGAGCTGGAAACAGGAGAATGAGGAGGTGAACCTCGCCCTGTCTGCACTGCAGCAACACTGGACCCAGAGCGCTGTCAAGGCCCACGTCCTCCATGGGATGATCCAGGGTTTGGAGGCCATAG GTGGAGTCTCCTCTAACCACTGCTGGCTGGTGGAAGGCACCCGGCAGAGGAACTACCGGCCTCTACTGGAGCGTCCGTGCTGCGAGAGCCTGGAGTCCAGGATTAACCATTTTGTGAAAAGAGGAAGGCTGGAGCGGGAGGAAGGAGAGAACGGAGGTGAAATGATCCACAGAGGGAAAAAGTCCAAACATTCCCACAATTCCCACAATCTTCCCGTTTCTTCAGAGACGGCATCATCAAAACAAAGTGCAGATCAAAAAGCAGAAGATTAA
- the dcakd gene encoding dephospho-CoA kinase domain-containing protein, which produces MFLVGLTGGIASGKSAVSSMLRELGCPIIDADVVARKVVEPHTPAYSRIVYHFGPEILLENGEIDRQKLGQLIFANEEKRKLLNSITHPEIHKAMLKEILFYFLRGFRYVVLDVPLLFETRRLTQFLNHTVVVYCDPATQLLRLMQRDGLTQEQAEQRVAAQMPLNEKRGLANHVIENSGSREDTHRQVLRLHTKLEDSMDFLLVRVIAIAATTGLGGILLYAAKILLS; this is translated from the exons ATGTTCCTGGTGGGGCTGACAGGAGGTATCGCCTCAGGGAAAAGTGCAGTGTCTTCGATGCTGCGGGAGCTCGGGTGCCCCATTATTGATGCTGATGTTGTGGCACGGAAAG TTGTGGAGCCACATACTCCTGCCTATTCCCGCATCGTCTACCACTTCGGGCCAGAGATCCTGCTGGAGAACGGCGAGATCGACAGGCAGAAGCTGGGTCAGCTCATCTTCGCCAACGAGGAAAAGAGGAAGCTGCTGAACTCCATCACCCACCCAGAGATCCATAAAGCGATGCTCAAAGAGATTCTGTTCTACTTTCTCAGAG GGTTCCGCTACGTGGTGCTGGATGTGCCACTCCTATTTGAAACCAGGCGTCTCACTCAGTTTCTAAACCACACTGTAGTAGTTTATTG TGACCCTGCCACTCAGCTTTTGCGCCTGATGCAGAGGGACGGGCTAACCCAGGAGCAGGCCGAGCAGCGCGTGGCTGCACAGATGCCGCTCAACGAGAAGCGTGGCTTGGCCAATCATGTTATTGAGAACTCGGGCAGCCGGGAGGATACCCACCGGCAGGTCCTGCGGTTGCACACGAAGCTGGAGGACTCCATGGACTTCCTCTTAGTGAGGGTCATCGCTATTGCCGCCACTACCGGTCTGGGTGGGATACTGCTGTATGCAGCCAAGATACTTTTGTCCTAA